In Chryseobacterium sp., the genomic window ATGAAATACCATTATAAAAACTAACAAACGATGAAAAAGATAATTACACCTCTCAGTGCATTATTTGTGGTGGGGTTTTCCTCTGCGCAAACAACACCGAGTCCCGCAGAAAATTATATTTACAGTAAAACCTATTTATCAGACCCTACACTTGCCAATCCCAAAACCTCAGAAACGGTTCAGTATTTTGACGGCCTGGGAAGACCCAAGCAGGTCGTGAATGTCAAATCCTCTCCATTGGGCAGGGATGTGGTGAGCCATTTTGAATATGATGATTTTGGAAGACAGGTAAAAGAATTTTTACCCGTTCCCCAGCAAGGAACTCAAAACGGAGCAATTTACACCTCTCCATTAACCAATGCTTCCCAGTCCGGATCTTTACGGATCAGAAAAGATCTATGCAGAGAAATTACTGGAAAACTCACCATTGGACAGGATCCAGCAGCAGATCCAGGTAGGAAATGCCTGGCAGAATAAGCCTGTGAAATTTGACTATGATGTGAACATTACAGGAGAAGTTATTAAATGTACCACAACGACCACCTGGGAAAATGGTGCCACTAAGTCTACCATTGATTACGGAGGGACTTATGATGGCGGACAACTATATAAGAACACAATAACCGATGAAGACGGCAACAAAACCATAGAATTCAAAAACGGCAGAGGACAGCTTTTGTTAGTGAGAAAAGTCCTGAGTGCTACAGAAAATGCAGATACTTATTACGTATACAATGAATATGACCAGTTGGCCTGGGTGATTCCCCCCTTATTATCAAAAAAGGTACACTGGCAATGGGAAGATCAGCAGGCTTTAGCTTATGAATACCGTTATGACGGCAGAAACCGTTTGGTCGAGAAAAAACTACCCGGAAAAGGCTGGGAATATATGGTGTATGATCAGGCGGAGAGGCTTATCATGACCCAGGATGCCAATATGCGGGAGAAAAGCAAATGGCTGATTACTAAATATGATCCAT contains:
- a CDS encoding DUF6443 domain-containing protein, with amino-acid sequence MKKIITPLSALFVVGFSSAQTTPSPAENYIYSKTYLSDPTLANPKTSETVQYFDGLGRPKQVVNVKSSPLGRDVVSHFEYDDFGRQVKEFLPVPQQGTQNGAIYTSPLTNASQSGSLRIRKDLCREITGKLTIGQDPAADPGRKCLAE